The DNA region GATTTGCAGAGCCCATTCGGCTGCTTGCGGAGAAAATGGTCAATAGGATGGTTACGAAGAGTGCTCAGAGCGGAGGAAAATATGTTTCTGTTCATCTTCGTTTTGAAATGGTTTATAATTCCTACCAATTCTCCATTTCTGCAGTTCCTAATTCCTACTTTCCTCTCTTCATAATCTCGattttcttctcctctaaaGGACATGGTAGCCTTCTCGTGTTGCGAATATGATTTTGGAGAAGCAGAGAAGCTAGAAATGGACTTGGCCCGGGAAAGAGGGTGGAAAGGAAAGTTCAGGAGGAGAGGCAGAGTAATTAGGCCTGGTGCAAACCGCATAGATGGAAAATGCCCTTTAACCCCACTAGAGGTATCACCAAAAAGCTCCCCCGCCTCCcaaagatttcttaaaatttcaaatccaGTGTATCTATCAGAATTTGACCCTAGGGATAAAACACGTTATGTAACAGACACATTTTGGTAATATCACTGTGTAGGTCGGAATGATGCTTAGGGGCATGGGTTTTAACAATAGCACCTTGGTTTATGTTGCTGCGGGAAACATTTACAAAGCTGACAAATATATGGCTCCTCTTAGGCAGATGTTTCCTCTTCTCCAAACGAAGGATACTCTAGCTTCTCCAGAGGAGCTTGCTCCGTTCAAGGTAAACCAAACACCAATTTATTTGCTTAGTAGGACTTAAGATGCTATGTTCCAATACTGTTCAGAAAATGTTTTGTGAGAAATAGGATAGAGTTTGGTTGTTTCatgaattattatattttcatcgCTCTATGAATTGTTATTGTGAGAAATAGGATATAATTTGGTTGGTTCATTTTAATTGATAGAAAAATGTCTCACATTTCAAACATATAATGATGGGGGAACATTGATGTCAAGAGTTTGGTGAGGATGTTAAATGGTTTTTTTATGATAGCTTATAAAgttctctctttttaaaaaccgTGTTTATAGGAAAGAGTAATTCCTGTCTATTGATTGGCGGGAATTAGAATGATTCTATTATTGGACTTAGGAGCGTTAGGTTCATATCAATTGGTATCAttgacaacataaaataaaaatatgggaTTTTATAGTAGTTGCTCATAAAACGTGTGGGCTCTCCCATGTTATACCCTTGGAATAgaaaagttttaacttttaactgtGTTATCTAATATTCTATTTTACTGAAAAGGTAACTTTATGATATAAACAAATTGCTGGCTTTGTGAAACTGTAGGGCCACTCATCAAGATTAGCTGCACTTGATTACACAGTATGCCTCCACAGTGAAGTGTTTGTATCCACACAAGGTGGAAACTTCCCACATTTCTTGATAGGTCATCGTCGGTACCTTTACAAAGGCCACGCCGAGACAATCAAACCTGATAAGCGGAAACTAGTCCAGCTCTTAGATAAACCGAACATTAGGTACTTGATTCCCTAATAACTTTTTTGCCCTGCCTTTCACATTCCTCAAACTCAGATTCCTTGGGCATTTTCTTttggttgggtttttttttaatttatatttgtagatGGGACTACTTCAAGAAACAAATGCAAGATATGCTTAGACACAATGACGCAAAGGGTGTCGAATTAAGGAAACCTGCTGCATCACTCTACACGTTTCCCATGCCCGATTGCATGTGTAAAGAACCTGATCCTGAACCTGAATCCGATCCAGCTTAAACCGGATTCGTGCTGTTGAACATCAGCAACGCAAAGTAAGACAGTTTGTTTTTGACTCCAACCATAcatgtaatttatatttatgttgtatcatgGTTCCTGTATAAGAATTTTTCCCCTCCAATTTCGGGgaatctaatatattaatatttgtgtGTACATAACATTCTTTTAACCTCAGTGATCATTCTTCCCTTCTGTTATATTGTAAGAGATGGATTGTGGACTTTCATCTCAAACTTAGTTACTCCATTGAGATGCTCATAATCTATATTGTGGACTAGGTATTTCTTCCCTTGAAATATTGTGGACTAGGTATTTCTTCTTCTGCCGCTGTGATGACTCTTAAACCCATGAAAGAGCAAGCTATCAACATTGATTGCGATGGGGTTAGTGCATTTACACATTTCTCTAGAAAAAAACCCCTTAAaactgaatgttttttttttctttttcggtgGTAGCAATAAGTCAATAAGGTTGTTCTTTTTCCCTTGAAGACTATTGGACAAGAGGTTTCAATTAGCAGTGGAGAGAGCAATGCTAGTTCTGATTACGAGGACGACTAGTCATGACAATATAACTATAGTTATTCCAGTGTTTGCATTCTTTTAGTGTGTtgctatatttttgattattaaataaaactgtaaaaattgaaaatttgtaCTCCAGTTTTCACAATCAGTTCATAATTTAAACTTGAAACTAAACATTCGTGCATCATAATTTCTTTAGATGCGTGATAGACGAGATCTAAAACTGAAAGCAATGTAACTATTTAGATATACACTTCACCGTAGTAAATGATGCTTCTTAAACAGAGTTTTATAGCTTATAAAATCACCTGATACTACCACCTTGTTCTactcatgattttttttgtttgttttaaaagaaaaacataagttTGGATAAAACCTGAAAATAGCAGTCATCACTACGTAGATATAAAAATCATCGAATCTAAGAAACTCGGATTCATATGTGTAAAGAAGCAATAAGACTAGAGCAATCATCCTCCCTTGGTTGGTTAAAGAGAGGACTAAACATCTCAAGAATTCTAGTCCTAGGGTTTATCACCTTGGGCTGTGATGTTTCAAATAGAGACTTCCACAAATAAAGAATGTTAGACTTGATGGCTTCTCTCGCAAACCCATTCGCCTCTGCTGAAACATCTTTGGAAGACCTCAACGTCTCCTCTAGCTTCTTCAGCTCTTGGTTGTAATGTTCAAAATCAGATGGTTTCACTACTCCACCAAGAgagctttctctgtttctgagaatcaaaacaaaccGATCCAATTCTCTGATTCCAAACGTAAAATTCTGGCCAGCCTTTACGACCAGTCCCCATTGGTTTGATTTGCCACCATCCTCCTGATAGACTCCATTCTTAGGTTTGATATATGTTTCAAACACATATAGGATGACACAAAACAACCTTCCTACCACAGGAGCGTTAATGTCTTTGTTCCCTGCATACTTCAATAGCCAAAGACAAAACAGTAACGTAGAACGCATGTCATCAGATAACAAGAACATTGCTTCAGCCACAGAGAGCGAGAGGTCAACTCCAAGTTGCACAGCCTCCTCTTTCTGCTTCTCATAATTTGTAAGATTAGTCTCTTTAGTGTAAGGAGAATACCTAGATTGTGGCAATCTCTTGTTGTTACGGACAACGCGGTGAGTCACTGATAACGATTCCATCTGTTTCGAGAGGATTGAGATGTGTCTGAAGAATTCATCGTGGAGGGCTTTAGGATGCAGTGACAGACGaacctcaaaacaaaaagaggaaattTGAGAGAATTGGAAGAACCCTAGATCGTAACTTCAACCTTTAGTGTGAAAACTTTTGAATGATATCAAATCTAAATTCGTAGAAAGAAACGAAATTAGTGACTCTCCTCGCTATTGTATGTAGTGTTCTCTGGAAAACTTCTTTGACaagtaataataagaaaaagtaTCCATAGATTCTAAAGGTAATATTATATAggaaaggaaaaggaaatatttatAAGTTACCCATtgggatttggatttggatttggagtGCTTTCTGCTGTTACCAGTGCAGATCAAtaaaggctttttttttgtttttatcatggAGAATATTTATTATACCACCTAATAAAAGGAAGATGTATCCACCTAATCTATAgattttacatataatattagAGATATCGACTGGGGAAATCCAGTTTAAATAGAATTTAGaaagaaatttagaaatattactACTTTTATAATACCATctatcaaaaatacaaattgttTCTTTGTCCctttaaaaaaatacagatttataaatttctatagagcatcttattaaaatattattcttatGAAAACACATGTTAAAAAGGGTTGTAAAGTTACATAAtgtttagaagatttttttataagactTGTTAAAAAATAAGTATTGCTCCAAATTTTCCAAAGAATATGTCATAGGGTATGAGAAACACTTTTAGGATTTAGTTTTTGGCGCGAGATAAAATGATTTCTAACACTATTTATTTGAGAAtcacttttaaaataataactttataAGATATTGAATATTATACTATGAATCccattacaaaattatatttaaaaataattaatttcatatcATTAAGGCTAAAAACATCTAacacaaacttcacacctaataatttttttaaaaatgataaagtatctaataatttgaaataatatttattaatagtCAATAAAATTGAATAAGAATGATTTCATACCATATACATTACTTTTAGTTATTATGTTTTCCTTGCcatctttgtttgattctattttatgaaaatgaaaaatgtttaGTCGTTTCTATATTACAGTACAAATAGTCCAACTCATAAAACTTAATCTGATTTTAAAGGGCTTTGGTTGAACGAGCATTTGAAGGAGCATAATGATTTTGTCATCCAATCAACATTTTTTACGAAtgcatataaataagcatttgGAAACTGCATATGCTCTCAAATGCTCTCTTTTTTCTATGCTTTCACATGAACCATCTATAAACCATTTActtctaaatatttaaaatattaaaataatttatttattttttaaaaagtatgaaatcatcttttaaatgtaatatatatatatatatgttaactattcacattcaaaaaaaaaaatgttaagtattttcttgtaatttaatatctaatcaatcattattattttaccaactaaatgtgttatattaatcAGAGCATACAACTCCTCCAGTATACGGCTGCATATTGCTACTGTAGTACTCCTTTACTTCCAGTTGTGCCAATCAAACTCAAAGCCCTTACCAGCCGAAGAAGTACAAACCGACGGGATGTAACTACCATTAGACGGTATAAACCTAAGCTCACAGCGAAGGTCAGACTTTAATTTCACTAATCGTAGTAGTCCGAATTGCCACCAAGTCTTCGATGCACCTATGATCTCGAACCTTATCAAATTTCTTTTAACCTCAAACTCTAAAGCTTGCCTTTGTGGTGGATTTAACTGTATCATAACCGGACACAAGAATGGAAGGACCATTATTGGTCCCTCGTTTTTAGCTTCAAACATACCAATTCTTATACGTGTGATCGGTTGAACTTCATATCTTATTTCATAGTAGGCTTCATCAAACACTCTGTAAGTGTTAGCCTTAGTATTATGAACTTGGATTGAAAGAGATATATTCGCCTGCAATACTCCACCTATTTCATCATACCTAGTCGATCAAAtagtaaaacatataaaattaaaagagagatcATATTCAATATCACAAaagggattaaaaaaaaaaagatcgtgGAGAGGCGTACTTACCTAAAGAAATCGAGATGACCATCCACGACACTGATGATAGGGATTCGCGGGTGAACGACAGTGAAGCATATGAATAGTACTAGGCAAATGGAGACAAGAGAGATCAACACTATTGCACAGATGATGGCTGCACACCATATGAAAGGACCTGGATTCTTAGGACAGGGGAATCTCCGCATAGTAATACCTGTTGTGACGACACACACTCAATCAAGTAAGAccatgatttattatttttgtaagcTCACATTACTAATATTTCATTAACAtgaatctaaatattttttaaatactcTGCATCTTTCAAAGTTCACATACATACGTTAAGATCACCTGCCAAATTAAGGTGGATGatcaatctaaaaaaaataactagagATTCTGATATCATTTCTATTTGTCTCTTAACACTAAaagtaatatttaatattatatcgTTGATGATACGAATATTGTACTAGAGGGTTACCGCAACCGGGGGAGAGAAAACAGCGGCAACGGATTGAGAAGCATCGCCTAGAGATTTGAAGAAAGCAAATCTTGAGCTTGTAAGAATTGGTAAATGTGGCACAaattgtatcatatatatagactataaaTGTTGGGTTCCATTTGGTTATATGACAATACATGTTTTCTTTGCGTAATAAACATAATAATGGATATTAATATAATTAccatttactaaaaaaattctaatttattgaGGGTAAAAAACGCCTAAAACAAATCTACAcagattaattagttttaacacttttttgataattaaaaatctatatttaattGCTATCAACATAAATAAGAAAGATATGACATTGAGTTATATCctaataattatgttttctcTCACATCTATCAATAAATTTTTGACATGcctaaaagaaatttatatcaaaaatcctgaaaagaaaaagataacaattactatttttattcaatattatttcatatatttacaTGCATAGAtgatttagatttatttttcaaattttattttaatctttttatagaatattatgggtttgaatggtaactgcgATCAGGGCGGCCAAATCCGTCTGCGGTCTGGACCGCTCTATTTTTAAAGCGGACAACAGACTGCTTCGTACCAAttctatttgtatgcaaaaaCGGTCCGCAGTTGGTCCGCTGTAGTTttgtctctgctttatttggaTCGCACTACTGCGGACTACATTtgctgaatggtaaataaaaaacggtCTAGTCTGCAGACGGATTTGTCCGCcccaaccgctgcaaccattcacaccctatATTTGTAATCCCTCGTGTACACGAGACCTAATCtagattatttttgatatatgttatgattcaaaattttaaatattgaatataaCTAGGACTTAAATTGTGATACACCCTATGGCACTTTTTTACTCAATcattgaatttaatttaattcgACATgttcaatattttaatattcGTGATGttaacaaattaagaaaatgattaTTTACCCGTGTTGTAAGGGCATCACCATCGGTGAACCCTTCAAAATTGAGatactatattaattttattaatattttaatacaatattattatttcatttaattaatttttttttaaattgaacaATGAAATGTTGACAAATAAGcaagagaaaaggaagagaaggtattaatattttaatacaatattattatttcatttaattaattatatatttt from Camelina sativa cultivar DH55 chromosome 3, Cs, whole genome shotgun sequence includes:
- the LOC104777472 gene encoding uncharacterized protein LOC104777472, translated to MESLSVTHRVVRNNKRLPQSRYSPYTKETNLTNYEKQKEEAVQLGVDLSLSVAEAMFLLSDDMRSTLLFCLWLLKYAGNKDINAPVVGRELDRFVLILRNRESSLGGVVKPSDFEHYNQELKKLEETLRSSKDVSAEANGFAREAIKSNILYLWKSLFETSQPKVINPRTRILEMFSPLFNQPREDDCSSLIASLHI